Sequence from the Cydia splendana chromosome 10, ilCydSple1.2, whole genome shotgun sequence genome:
cgggggaggggcacatcaaatgtatacataacgtaaacatagccatgtcagataaacgtcagtccatacatgtgatTGACATgaggttgaccattggccgcctattttcgacagaggggaacgcctgttaatgaccactccgatttcgccgttttcgaaatcgagcgatcgaaattcaaaaatcgtacaatcatgctcgttgatggtaaaatttgttaaatttgaggttatgataatgacgtgttttggttcgatgtacattgctgcttttcttagcgcaatcatagtactattaaatttattatactgtggcgcaatactgctctttgagtgttgccctacttcactttgctgtacattgccgttgagtgccgcccacccgctctcggttacctcacagttaccggctggcaaggacgcgacgacgcggtgcgcagagcggaggccacgtaaaatattcaaatattaaacaaacaCCGTTTCTTAACGAGAGGAAAATTCTAAAGATGGCAGCACGTAGAACCTTGCATATGTCTAGTATGGTTAAAAATGTAGTTTCTAGTCAAAAACcagaatatatttataataagtttcaatggatgAAAGACATTCACGGTCGAAATACTCGCAGTAAGTTTCTAAATAAAATGTGTGCTCCGAAACATAAAACAGCTGGTTATCGTGGCAGTTTCAAATACTCTGCATCTAAGATCTGGAACGACCTACCACCGCCATTACGAGGTAAAATGTCCCTTGCAACTTTTAAACGCAAATTGAGTCTACTTTTATTAAATCACCAAATTTCCACAGAggatgtaattatttaaaatggtGTTGTGCTATACTTATTTAGGACACTTTCTTTTCCTattgtttgtaatttttgttttcttttttactATTGTTTATAAGTATTCTCTCATACCAAGACGGAAGGAAAAAAGTACTTATTAtgtttacttacctatttagtaaaaacttaagtataaatttaaacaatTTCAAATAAATTCGTAATTTAACACATTGTAATATTCATTTGTAGTAAAAATAGTCCTGCAAAGCGATTTTTAACATACCTTACTTCTAATAATAATGTCGTTTTTATGTAAccgttaaaaaaaagtatttaaataacaagaCTTAAAAACTATTGTTACCTACTTTGACTAGATGTGTTATCTTCgtagttcttttttttttgttttatgctTTGGCTGTACATACAAGTAAATTTCCACTAACCCGTATAAATGACAATGTGGTTCAGTGAAGGGGAcggactgaaaatcagcgctgcgCAGGCAATTTCTAATGAAATGACTGACGCGGCGTATGCTGAGCCCGTTCCTTTTGCCGCACAAATTCTTTGGTAaatcttttatattatgtaaccAGTGTGCTTTTTGTGTTGCAATAAAtggtttcttattcttattcttattcttattcttaaatatttacaaaacctatcagatcacactgaaaacaacacaatatctatatgaacaaaaaatcatgtttaaaacttacgtaatatttttgtggcctgtatttccttacaaaaatttcgTTACTTCGTTTAAACTGATTCAAAATatgaaactattgtataaatcaggcttagatacccaccttacagcataatacgattcttatttcttcctaatacgCGCAATGagcaatgagttttgagtcattgaggtcatcgaacttgacaacaaaatggcgggaaccctagcacgtcttatctcactcataCAAGCaaggtacgcgttcacctacacgagcttagactgtgtgcgtaggaacgagtttgtttcatacatttgatcgccagtgtccggggTATGGTAGTACAGTAAATACAGCAGCACGTATCGCACAttcatcgatatcgataaacagTAGGTACTGGAAGGGTCGAGCCCtagcgttgtttttttttgtgttggtAGTATTGACATGAATTTGGTgtgatttttttaacaattaggCCTGGATGCGACTTCTTTTAGCCTGTATTTGGTGTGTTGGCACAATGTACGTTCATAGTTCGGTTCAAGGCTTGTTCGAGAGTGCcgactcttaaaacgtagtgatttaattctctttgTAATCACTATGCTGACATTGATGCTGACTTATATTCGTTTACTAAAATTTGCTAAAATCAAAGCCCACCTGATTTTTAATTTGGCGTTGTTGTCTTATAAATATGTCTACTTTtacaaatgatttatttatctcCCACTATTAAATATTTCTGTAGTAATCagaaataataatgataataaacCAAATTACTGGGTCGTTCAAAAAGTACCACTGGTGGATATGTTTTATAATATATGTTAACAAGTTTGGCATTGCATGGCATCAGATGGCAATCATATTTCTGGCTCCTCCAGTGGCATATCAGTGTCCGGAAAATGCCACCTGTTGTAAAGACCCTATCTACGACACCTCGACCTTTAAGAACACAATTGTAATGGAATGGAATCTTATCTGCGAGAAATCTTGGTTGAAGGACCTCACTCAAACTCTATTTCAATTTGGTGTTCTAGTGGGAAGCTTACTGTTCGGTATGGCGTCTGACAGGTTAGTGAGTCATTTAAATTCATAAATACAAATAGGCACCTAGTGCCTGCGCAGATCTAGTTTATGATTATGATACAATACTTTGAAAATCAATTAGATTTTTTGTTTTGTCACAGGTATGGACGAAAAAAAGCCCTGATTGGCTCTGTGGTACTGGAAGTGTTCTCGGGGGTGATAGCATCATTTGTTCCTGACTACTGGAGTTTCACTCTAATTCGGATGATCGTCGGGTTCTCTTTAGGAGGAGTGATGGTAGTCGGATTCGTCATAATAATGGAATTCATCGGAAATGAGAAACGAGCCGTTGTATCAGCGCTTTACCAAGTTCCATTTACACTTGGCCATATGAGTTTAGCAGCTTTTGGTTATTTCTTGCGTGACTACAAGCATTATCAGCTGGCAATATCATTAGCAAATGTATATCTATTACTTTATATATGCCTTCTACCTGAAACACCTAGATGGTTACTGGCCAAGAATAAGACGGACGAAGCCGTTAAATTACTGACATACGTTGCTAAGATGTAAGTTTActttgaaattattattatacatattttgcaattttaaggggttacatatcagaataccgaaaatttaTCTACCTAATgccgaatcacctatgctcgattcacctattttttaattacctaacgatcattttacctaaacattgaatgacctaagtttataatacctaaacttaattaacctaatggatgaaacacctaatgaacgttttacctaatgcacattttacctaatgcacgttttacctaaagctattatacctaatgattgaaacacctaaagctgacatacctaatggacaatccacctaaagttgatatacctaatgaacgatgtacctaaagttgatttacctaatggataaaatacctaaaactgttatatctaacgaacgaaatacctaaagtcgatatacctaaaggacggaataccgataatcgatatacctaatgcatgttataccgaaagtcgatataactaatgaacgatatgcctaaagttgatttacctattgaacaaaatacctagagctaatatacctaacgcacgaaatacctaaggctgatatgtgttaacgaacgaaatacctatagCTAAACGTATCTAAGATTATGCTTAACTACCTTCAAACAGGTagggtacctacattattttttaatattgaatattgaaaaaccgttcttaataagttgtctgaatggaacggaatagctgtcgAAACGCCTGTCAAAGAAGAGGCGTTTTTTCTTACTGCATGTTTTAAGTTTCACATTCTAATTTATTGTTGACTGCGCATAAACATGATAtgatttaaactattttttgctttttgttttagagtttttaattttaatctcaatttaatcaataaatgtacctatagattttatcatttttaatttaataattttattataggtatctattaattacatataatattatttgtataataGTTTTGCTACCTTGCAAGCAATTGTCGAGCAATCTCTCGCTTGACGCAGAGATCGATTCCCGCATCGGCACAGCAGCCACTACGTTCGGGAGAACTCCGTTCAAGGGCTTGGGACAACAAACATCTCACGGTAAAAACGAAAATGCATATTTACCAAGCATGTGTTCTAAGCACACTTCTGTACGGAGCGGAATCCTGGACAACGTACGCAAAACAAGAACGCCGG
This genomic interval carries:
- the LOC134794248 gene encoding organic cation transporter protein-like is translated as MIINQITGSFKKYHWWICFIIYVNKFGIAWHQMAIIFLAPPVAYQCPENATCCKDPIYDTSTFKNTIVMEWNLICEKSWLKDLTQTLFQFGVLVGSLLFGMASDRYGRKKALIGSVVLEVFSGVIASFVPDYWSFTLIRMIVGFSLGGVMVVGFVIIMEFIGNEKRAVVSALYQVPFTLGHMSLAAFGYFLRDYKHYQLAISLANVYLLLYICLLPETPRWLLAKNKTDEAVKLLTYVAKINNMPTEDIQSKVEMYQLEHRTNAPKKGTTIDLFRTPNLRRNILVMSFLWFTCSYCFYGIAQYISQLTKDIFLNVTLSGFFCLLSCFISIPMMRYMKRRTVVVISNAICGISLLLLAGIPHSLFSVMLACIGDLFSFVVFIVVYLYCTEMFPTVVRNAALGISSMMARVGSMIAPFVVALRTYQKWATPVAFGVLPLIAAGLCFLLPETKNCELLTTIEEGEALGTPQRPPRPADGVQ